A window of Phocoena phocoena chromosome 6, mPhoPho1.1, whole genome shotgun sequence contains these coding sequences:
- the CDK9 gene encoding cyclin-dependent kinase 9 produces the protein MAKQYDSVECPFCDEVSKYEKLAKIGQGTFGEVFKAKHRKTGQKVALKKVLMENEKEGFPITALREIKILQLLKHENVVNLIEICRTKASPYNRCKGSIYLVFDFCEHDLAGLLSNVLVKFTLSEIKRVMQMLLNGLYYIHRNKILHRDMKAANVLITRDGVLKLADFGLARAFSLAKNSQPNRYTNRVVTLWYRPPELLLGERDYGPPIDLWGAGCIMAEMWTRSPIMQGNTEQHQLALISQLCGSITPEVWPNVDKYELFEKLDLVKGQKRKVKDRLKAYVRDPYALDLIDKLLVLDPAQRIDSDDALNHDFFWSDPMPSDLKGMLSTHLTSMFEYLAPPRRKGSQITQQSTNQSRNPATTNQTEFERVF, from the exons ATGGCAAAGCAGTACGACTCGGTGGAATGTCCCTTTTGTGATGAGGTGTCCAAATATGAGAAGCTCGCTAAAATCGGCCAAGGCACCTTCGG GGAGGTGTTTAAGGCAAAGCATCGCAAGACCGGCCAAAAAGTGGCTCTGAAGAAGGTACTGATGGAGAATGAGAAGGAGGGG TTCCCCATTACAGCCTTGCGGGAAATCAAGATCCTCCAGCTTCTAAAACACGAGAATGTGGTCAACTTGATTGAGATCTGTCGAACCAAAG CTTCCCCCTATAACCGCTGCAAAGGCAGTATATATCTGGTGTTTGACTTCTGCGAGCATGACCTTGCCGGGCTGCTGAGCAACGTCTTAGTCAAGTTCACACTGTCTGAGATCAAGAGGGTCATGCAGATGTTGCTCAATGGTCTCTACTACATCCACAGGAACAAG ATCCTGCACAGGGATATGAAGGCGGCTAATGTGCTCATCACCCGCGATGGAGTTCTGAAGCTGGCAGACTTTGGGCTGGCCCGGGCCTTCAGCCTGGCCAAGAACAGCCAGCCCAACCGCTACACCAACCGTGTGGTGACGCTCTGGTACCGGCCCCCGGAGCTGTTGCTCG GGGAGCGGGACTACGGCCCCCCCATTGACCTGTGGGGTGCTGGGTGCATCATGGCAGAGATGTGGACCCGCAGCCCTATCATGCAGGGCAACACAGAGCAGCACCAGCTTGCCCTCATCAGCCAGCTTTGTGGCTCCATCACTCCTGAG GTGTGGCCAAATGTGGACAAGTACGAGCTGTTTGAGAAACTGGACCTGGTCAAGGGCCAGAAGCGGAAGGTGAAGGACAGGCTGAAGGCCTATGTGCGTGACCCCTATGCACTGGACCTCATCGACAAGTTGCTGGTGCTGGATCCCGCCCAGCGCATTGACAGTGATGACGCCCTGAACCACGACTTCTTCTGGTCCGACCCCATGCCCTCGGACCTCAAGGGCATGCTCTCCACCCACCTGACGTCCATGTTTGAGTACCTAGCACCACCGCGCCGGAAGGGCAGCCAGATCACCCAGCAGTCCACCAACCAGAGCCGCAATCCCGCCACCACCAACCAGACGGAGTTTGAACGCGTCTTCTGA